The genomic DNA TTGATGCCGCAGCGGCAGGCACACATGTAGCAGGTGGTCTGCCGCATATCCTCGCCCACGGGGGCCGTTGTGGTGATGGTCCGGTCACCGACGCCACCGGTCAGATGTTGTGGGGCGGTCTCGCGCATGCTCATATAAATTCTTCCTCCCTGCCCAAGTGTTATCTGCACCGGGTTGGAATATCAAACATTTAATTGCCAATTATTAAGACTTACAGTCTCATAAAATGGCAGAAAAAGACAAATTGACAGTTCGTCAGATAGGGATCTGAAGAAGCTGTTAACCTGTCTTATATAAGATTGAAACAGTCAATTCATCAAATCAGGCGCAATGTCAACGCAGAACCCCCTAACCATCATTCATCTGGTGCGTGCGCCGATTGGCGGAATTTTCCGGCATCTGGCCGATCTGGCGTTGGCACAGGCCGGGCAGGGGCACAGGGTCGGAATTGTCTGTGACCGCCTCACCGGTGGTCCATTCGAGGACGCCCACATTGAACAGTTGCAGGCGTTGCTTCCGCTCGGCGTCACTCGCCTGGCAATGCCGCGCGCGGTCGGACCATCCGACCTGCGCGCTTTCATCAGTGTCCTGAAAGCCCTGCGCAAGGTCAGGCCGGATGTGCTGCACTGTCATGGATCCAAGGGCGGCGTCTACGGCCGCTTTGCCCGCGCCAGCGGTGGGCTTGGGAAACCAACGGTGGTGTTTTACGCCCCCCATGGCGGCAGTCTGCATTATCCCAAAGCCAGCCGGGAAGGCCGGCTCTATTTTGCTATGGAACGGTTGCTGGAGCGCTGGACCAGCGCACTGATTCATGTCAGCGCCTATGAGCAGCGCACCTACAGCGAAAAAGTCGGCGCCCCGTCATGCCGGGCGGCAGTGATTCACAACGGCATTGGCGAGCCGGAACTGCTGCCCGTTACCCCTGGTAGCGACGCGCGGGATTTTCTGTTTATCGGCATGTTGCGCGATCTGAAAGGCGTCGATCTGTATATCGATGCGATGCATGAATTGAACC from Pararhizobium sp. IMCC3301 includes the following:
- a CDS encoding glycosyltransferase, giving the protein MSTQNPLTIIHLVRAPIGGIFRHLADLALAQAGQGHRVGIVCDRLTGGPFEDAHIEQLQALLPLGVTRLAMPRAVGPSDLRAFISVLKALRKVRPDVLHCHGSKGGVYGRFARASGGLGKPTVVFYAPHGGSLHYPKASREGRLYFAMERLLERWTSALIHVSAYEQRTYSEKVGAPSCRAAVIHNGIGEPELLPVTPGSDARDFLFIGMLRDLKGVDLYIDAMHELNRQAPATAWIVGDGAEEDKARYRQMVAQRGLADLVSFHPSMPARQAFAMARAIVVPSRAESLPYIVLEAAGASIPMICTNVGGISEIYGEQADALVNPELPDITKAMRTLQQAGFRSDQIAPLHERVANGFSIRLMEQHIMQLYRSALDL